The following proteins are encoded in a genomic region of Shinella zoogloeoides:
- a CDS encoding nitronate monooxygenase family protein produces the protein MALPAILKDKLRLPVVGAPLFIVSHPALTLAQCKAGVIGAFPALNARPESQLDEWLAEITEGLAAHDAKHPDRPAAPFAVNQIVHRSNRRLEHDLTMCVKYKVPVVISSLGAVPEVNAAIHSYGGIVLHDVINNRHANSAIRKGADGLIAVAAGAGGHAGTLSPFALVQEIREWFDGPLLLSGAIATGGAILAAEAMGADMAYIGSPFIATTEARASDAYKQTIVDSNAADIVYSNYFTGIHGNYLKPSIAAAGMDPDHLPEADPSKMDFDKATTGAKAWKDIWGCGQGIGAVKAIEPVEALVARLAREYAAARARIAA, from the coding sequence ATGGCCCTGCCCGCGATCCTCAAGGACAAGCTGCGCCTGCCCGTCGTCGGCGCGCCGCTCTTCATCGTCTCGCATCCCGCGCTGACCCTTGCACAATGCAAGGCGGGTGTCATCGGCGCCTTCCCGGCGCTGAACGCCCGCCCGGAATCGCAGCTCGACGAATGGCTGGCGGAGATCACCGAGGGCCTTGCCGCGCACGATGCGAAGCACCCCGACCGCCCCGCCGCCCCCTTCGCCGTCAACCAGATCGTCCACCGTTCCAACAGGCGGCTGGAACACGACCTGACGATGTGCGTGAAATACAAGGTGCCGGTCGTGATCTCCTCGCTCGGCGCCGTGCCGGAGGTGAATGCGGCAATCCATTCCTATGGCGGCATCGTGCTGCACGACGTCATCAACAACCGTCATGCCAATTCGGCGATCCGCAAGGGTGCGGACGGGCTGATCGCGGTGGCTGCCGGCGCGGGCGGCCATGCCGGCACGCTTTCCCCCTTCGCCCTCGTCCAGGAAATCCGCGAATGGTTCGACGGCCCGCTCCTGCTTTCCGGTGCGATCGCGACGGGCGGAGCGATCCTGGCTGCCGAGGCGATGGGCGCGGACATGGCCTATATCGGTTCGCCCTTCATCGCCACCACCGAGGCGCGGGCGAGCGACGCCTACAAGCAGACGATCGTCGACAGCAATGCCGCCGACATCGTCTATTCCAACTATTTCACGGGCATCCACGGCAACTACCTGAAGCCCTCCATCGCGGCCGCCGGCATGGACCCCGACCACCTGCCGGAAGCCGACCCTTCGAAGATGGATTTCGACAAGGCCACGACCGGCGCCAAGGCCTGGAAGGACATCTGGGGCTGCGGCCAGGGCATCGGCGCCGTCAAGGCCATCGAGCCGGTCGAAGCGCTCGTCGCCCGCCTTGCCCGCGAATACGCCGCCGCCAGGGCCCGCATTGCGGCCTGA
- a CDS encoding biotin transporter BioY produces MSGLETAIRNALARSERGNAEVRARIYQSARNALEAGLRKQEVNDPGTVAAQRHRLEATIHQIEAEERAEIASAAARNVRVEPAVDARLEPVLRAERDVRPEPKLDAEPRLEAEKPAAGAADIGAIRPDRQDGFAAGGAATTPAKTAKAPDFRPERVTKACKRRGRLFSFLLVLATLIAALGALAWWVQTSGLLDDLRSGADGSRPPARVSGEDFSGEDPLKKALDTQNHFSSDWRKVFTPADTAKISTGPAGRFESVSTSEGPAVRVTSTNPDRDGAVRIEVSPEVLGEMSGKASTVALTVQAAGDKPVQVAVECDFASMGNCGRHRFTVSERTDILFQVEFDRSLSPSEPGHILLNSDISGGSAGVNLFGVRIQPGE; encoded by the coding sequence GTGAGCGGACTGGAAACGGCAATCAGGAACGCGCTGGCGCGCTCGGAGCGCGGCAATGCCGAGGTGCGCGCGCGCATCTACCAGTCGGCGCGCAACGCGCTCGAGGCGGGCCTGCGCAAGCAGGAGGTCAACGACCCTGGCACCGTCGCCGCGCAGCGCCACCGGCTGGAAGCCACTATTCACCAGATCGAGGCCGAGGAGCGCGCTGAGATCGCCTCCGCCGCCGCGCGCAATGTTCGCGTCGAGCCGGCGGTCGATGCGCGGCTGGAGCCGGTGCTGCGCGCCGAGCGCGACGTGCGGCCCGAGCCGAAGCTCGACGCCGAGCCGCGCCTGGAGGCGGAAAAGCCCGCTGCCGGCGCCGCCGATATCGGCGCCATCCGCCCCGACCGCCAGGACGGCTTTGCTGCCGGCGGCGCGGCGACGACGCCCGCCAAGACGGCAAAGGCCCCGGATTTCCGCCCCGAGCGGGTGACCAAGGCCTGCAAGCGGCGCGGACGCCTGTTTTCCTTCCTGCTCGTCCTCGCCACGCTGATCGCCGCCCTCGGCGCGCTCGCCTGGTGGGTCCAGACGAGCGGGCTTCTCGACGACCTGCGCAGCGGCGCGGACGGCTCCCGGCCGCCGGCCCGCGTCTCGGGCGAGGATTTCTCGGGCGAGGATCCGCTCAAGAAGGCGCTCGACACGCAGAACCACTTCTCCTCCGACTGGCGCAAGGTCTTCACCCCAGCCGATACGGCAAAGATCTCCACCGGCCCCGCGGGCCGCTTCGAATCGGTCAGCACCAGCGAAGGGCCGGCCGTGCGCGTCACCTCCACCAATCCGGACCGCGACGGCGCGGTGCGCATCGAGGTCTCTCCGGAGGTGCTCGGCGAAATGAGCGGCAAGGCCTCCACGGTCGCGCTCACCGTGCAGGCGGCCGGCGACAAGCCGGTGCAGGTCGCCGTCGAATGCGATTTCGCCAGCATGGGCAATTGCGGCCGCCACCGCTTCACCGTCTCGGAGCGCACCGATATCCTGTTCCAGGTGGAGTTTGACCGCTCGCTCTCGCCGAGCGAGCCGGGTCATATCCTGCTGAACAGCGACATTTCCGGCGGCAGTGCCGGCGTCAACCTCTTCGGCGTGCGCATCCAGCCGGGCGAATAG
- the ppk2 gene encoding polyphosphate kinase 2 → MAEKAESRAVELDIHDKKRVFDIDDPVLPGWIDDKAFGSGDYPYDKKLDNKEYERLLKLLQIELVKVQFWQQKTGKRIMAVFEGRDAAGKGGVIHATTSYMNPRSARVVALTKPTGTEQGQWYYQRYVATFPTTGEFVLFDRSWYNRAGVEPVMGFCTPEQYEKFLKETPRFEKMIVSEGIHLFKFWLDIGREMQLKRFHDRRHDPLKIWKLSPMDIAALNKWGDYSEKRDRMLKETHTDNAPWTVIRANDKRRARINLIRHILKSLDYDSKDKQAIGEIDDRIVGSGPGFLK, encoded by the coding sequence ATGGCGGAAAAGGCCGAAAGCCGGGCCGTGGAACTCGACATCCACGACAAGAAGCGCGTGTTCGATATCGACGATCCCGTCCTGCCCGGCTGGATCGACGACAAGGCCTTCGGCTCGGGCGACTATCCCTATGACAAGAAGCTCGACAACAAGGAATACGAGCGGCTGCTGAAGCTCCTGCAGATCGAGCTGGTCAAGGTGCAGTTCTGGCAGCAGAAGACCGGCAAGCGCATCATGGCTGTCTTCGAGGGGCGGGACGCGGCCGGCAAGGGCGGCGTCATCCACGCCACCACCTCCTACATGAACCCGCGCTCGGCGCGCGTCGTGGCGCTGACCAAGCCGACCGGCACCGAGCAGGGCCAGTGGTACTATCAGCGCTATGTCGCGACCTTCCCGACGACCGGCGAATTCGTGCTCTTCGACCGCTCCTGGTACAACCGGGCGGGCGTCGAGCCGGTCATGGGCTTCTGCACGCCCGAGCAGTACGAGAAATTCCTCAAGGAGACGCCGCGCTTCGAGAAGATGATCGTCTCGGAGGGCATCCATCTCTTCAAGTTCTGGCTGGATATCGGCCGCGAGATGCAGCTCAAGCGCTTCCACGACCGCCGGCACGACCCGCTGAAGATCTGGAAGCTGTCGCCGATGGACATCGCCGCGCTCAACAAATGGGGCGACTATTCGGAAAAGCGCGACCGTATGCTGAAGGAAACGCACACGGACAACGCGCCCTGGACCGTGATCCGCGCCAACGACAAGCGCCGCGCGCGCATCAACCTCATCCGCCACATCCTGAAATCGCTCGACTATGACAGCAAGGACAAGCAGGCGATCGGCGAGATCGACGACAGGATCGTCGGCTCCGGCCCGGGCTTCCTCAAGTAG
- the phoR gene encoding phosphate regulon sensor histidine kinase PhoR, whose amino-acid sequence MLAREWVVVTDQRTGLGWLATQLWGERVLIASAVFVGFMMWLAGLHLGWVSFAVLLLVIAGLLRMERRAVEAGRRTMAVAPAAPVVEAAPPAEDLTPISAVLGALDAPALLLSARETVKLQNRAAEAIFGQIPQGSDLAGRIRAPGILDMVRDAIGSGQPRETEHAERLPSETVYVVRVAPLAGPTTEPLWLLTFRDVSQARRIDRMRSDFIANASHELRTPLASLRGFIETLQGPARNDLKAHERFLTIMHEQATRMSRLVDDLLSLSRLELRSNLAPDQTVDLVPLLGHVRDSLQPLASDLGVEIALDLPAHPVTVAGDRDELVEVFENLLENACKYGQEGKRVDVALSGGEGAPAELSVTDYGPGIPPEHVPRITERFYRVNVEASRSKKGTGLGLAIVKHILTRHKARLVVKSEVGKGTVFTVKF is encoded by the coding sequence ATGCTTGCAAGGGAATGGGTGGTCGTGACGGATCAGCGCACGGGCCTCGGATGGCTGGCGACGCAACTGTGGGGCGAACGCGTTCTCATTGCCTCCGCCGTCTTCGTCGGCTTCATGATGTGGCTTGCAGGCCTGCATCTCGGCTGGGTGTCCTTCGCGGTGCTGCTCCTCGTCATCGCCGGATTGCTGCGGATGGAACGCCGCGCCGTCGAGGCAGGCCGTCGCACGATGGCGGTGGCGCCGGCAGCGCCCGTCGTGGAGGCCGCCCCGCCGGCGGAAGATCTCACTCCCATCTCGGCCGTTCTCGGCGCGCTCGACGCGCCGGCGCTTCTCCTTTCCGCCCGCGAGACCGTGAAGCTGCAGAACCGCGCCGCCGAGGCGATCTTCGGGCAGATCCCGCAGGGCAGCGACCTTGCCGGCCGCATCCGCGCACCCGGCATCCTCGATATGGTGCGCGATGCCATCGGCTCCGGCCAGCCGCGGGAAACCGAGCATGCCGAGCGTCTTCCCTCCGAAACGGTCTATGTCGTGCGCGTCGCCCCGCTTGCCGGCCCCACCACCGAGCCGCTCTGGCTGCTGACCTTCCGCGACGTCTCGCAGGCTCGCCGTATCGACCGCATGCGCTCCGACTTCATCGCCAATGCCAGCCACGAGCTGCGCACGCCGCTCGCTTCGCTGCGCGGCTTCATCGAGACGCTGCAGGGCCCGGCGAGGAACGACCTCAAGGCGCATGAGCGCTTCCTTACCATCATGCACGAGCAGGCGACGCGCATGAGCCGCCTCGTCGACGACCTGCTCTCGCTTTCCCGCCTGGAACTGCGCTCGAACCTCGCGCCCGACCAGACGGTGGACCTCGTGCCGCTGCTCGGCCATGTCCGCGACAGCCTGCAGCCGCTCGCGAGCGACCTCGGCGTCGAGATCGCTCTCGACCTGCCGGCGCATCCCGTGACCGTTGCCGGCGACCGCGACGAACTGGTCGAGGTCTTCGAGAACCTTCTCGAAAATGCCTGCAAATACGGCCAGGAAGGCAAGCGGGTGGACGTGGCGCTGTCGGGCGGGGAGGGCGCGCCCGCCGAGCTTTCCGTCACCGACTACGGCCCCGGCATCCCGCCCGAGCATGTGCCGCGCATCACCGAGCGTTTCTACCGGGTCAATGTGGAGGCGAGCCGTTCCAAGAAGGGCACCGGCCTCGGGCTTGCCATCGTCAAGCACATCCTCACGCGCCACAAGGCGCGCCTCGTGGTGAAGTCCGAGGTGGGCAAGGGAACGGTCTTTACCGTCAAATTCTGA
- a CDS encoding substrate-binding domain-containing protein, translating to MKSLKLTVAALVASAAFAGVAVARDQIQIAGSSTVLPYAKIVAESFGETYPDFKTPIVESGGTGGGLKEFCKGVGPDTIDIANASRPMKGSEVEACKAAGVTEIQEVKIGYDGIVFATDSGNADLKLEPKDVYLALAAEVVVDGKLVANPYKKWSEVNKDLPDVEIAAYIPGEKHGTREVFDEKMLAAGCEATGAAEVIKAAVADKDEQHAKCIAVRKDGLAVDIDGDYTETLARIAANKSGIGVFGLSFYENNADKLKVATVSGIVPSTETIASGEYPVSRPLFFYVKKAHLGVIPGLKEYVEFFTNDDMIGPDSPLAEYGLVPAPDAERDTVRKAFADGKIM from the coding sequence ATGAAATCTCTTAAGCTCACTGTCGCGGCGCTCGTTGCCTCCGCAGCCTTCGCCGGCGTTGCCGTTGCGCGCGACCAGATTCAGATCGCCGGCTCGTCCACCGTTCTTCCTTACGCCAAGATCGTCGCCGAATCGTTCGGCGAAACCTATCCGGACTTCAAGACGCCGATCGTCGAATCCGGCGGCACCGGCGGCGGCCTCAAGGAATTCTGCAAGGGCGTCGGCCCGGACACCATCGACATCGCCAATGCGTCGCGCCCGATGAAGGGCAGCGAAGTCGAGGCCTGCAAGGCTGCCGGCGTCACCGAGATCCAGGAAGTCAAGATCGGCTATGACGGCATCGTCTTCGCCACCGACAGCGGCAATGCCGACCTGAAGCTCGAGCCGAAGGACGTCTACCTTGCGCTCGCCGCCGAAGTCGTCGTCGACGGCAAGCTCGTCGCCAACCCCTACAAGAAGTGGTCGGAAGTCAACAAGGATCTGCCGGACGTCGAGATCGCCGCTTACATCCCGGGCGAAAAGCACGGCACGCGTGAAGTCTTCGACGAGAAGATGCTGGCTGCCGGCTGCGAAGCCACCGGCGCTGCCGAAGTGATCAAGGCCGCCGTTGCCGACAAGGACGAGCAGCATGCCAAGTGCATCGCCGTTCGCAAGGACGGTCTGGCTGTCGACATCGACGGCGACTACACCGAAACGCTCGCCCGCATCGCCGCCAACAAGTCCGGCATCGGCGTCTTCGGCCTGTCCTTCTACGAAAACAACGCCGACAAGCTGAAGGTCGCGACCGTCAGCGGCATCGTTCCCTCGACCGAGACGATCGCTTCCGGCGAATACCCGGTTTCCCGCCCGCTGTTCTTCTACGTCAAGAAGGCGCATCTCGGCGTCATCCCGGGCCTGAAGGAATATGTCGAGTTCTTCACGAACGACGACATGATCGGCCCGGACTCCCCGCTGGCTGAATACGGTCTCGTCCCGGCTCCCGATGCCGAGCGCGACACCGTTCGCAAGGCCTTCGCCGACGGCAAGATCATGTAA
- the pstC gene encoding phosphate ABC transporter permease subunit PstC: MSISILLLIVAVIGVAGYLAGSWRANALAGGKSSSLHSRPGYYGAFVAIWSMLPAVIVLLVWIIASPIYIGSTVRAGFPDEVKAEPQATQNLNYNMIGAIARGFRLLSVEERQAVFADAATARTVLAGKGVPLAADPAPYMLKSADDLNRMTTTSSTILSALVMLSALVGAVLSYRAIAPRFRARNRVEGVMLAALIGASSIAILTTIGIVASMLTEATHFFNMVPAWEFFFGTVWDPRFAAAGATASSGQFGLLPLLAGTLYIGFVAMLVAVPVGLFAAIYMSEYASRTVRSVAKPLLEVLAGIPTIVYGFFALITVGPFLRDISAQLNGLVTGNYSNFIQAQSVLTAGFVMGIMLIPYVSSLSDDIITAVPRALRDGSLGLGATRSETIKRVILPAALPGIVGALLMTASRAIGETMIVVLAAGVAARMQLNPFEPMTTVTVKIVNQLTGDLEFTSPQTLVAFALGITLFVITLCLNIYALYIVRKYREQYE; this comes from the coding sequence ATGAGTATTTCCATACTATTGCTTATCGTCGCCGTGATCGGCGTGGCGGGCTATCTGGCGGGCAGCTGGCGCGCCAATGCGCTTGCCGGCGGCAAGTCCTCCAGCCTGCATTCGCGGCCGGGCTACTACGGCGCCTTCGTCGCCATCTGGTCCATGCTGCCGGCGGTCATCGTACTGCTGGTCTGGATCATCGCGAGCCCGATCTATATCGGCTCGACCGTCCGCGCCGGCTTCCCCGACGAGGTGAAGGCCGAGCCGCAGGCGACGCAGAACCTCAACTACAACATGATCGGCGCCATCGCCCGCGGCTTCAGGCTGCTTTCGGTGGAAGAGCGCCAGGCGGTGTTCGCCGACGCCGCGACCGCCCGCACGGTGCTCGCCGGCAAGGGCGTGCCGCTGGCGGCCGATCCCGCGCCCTACATGCTGAAGTCCGCCGACGACCTCAACCGCATGACCACGACCAGCAGCACCATCCTGTCGGCCCTCGTCATGCTTTCGGCCCTTGTCGGCGCCGTCCTCTCCTACCGCGCCATCGCGCCGCGTTTCCGCGCCCGCAATCGCGTCGAGGGCGTGATGCTGGCGGCCCTGATCGGCGCCTCCTCCATCGCCATCCTGACGACGATCGGCATCGTCGCCTCGATGCTGACGGAGGCCACCCACTTCTTCAACATGGTTCCGGCCTGGGAGTTCTTCTTCGGCACGGTCTGGGATCCGCGCTTCGCCGCGGCGGGCGCGACGGCCTCCTCCGGCCAGTTCGGCCTGCTTCCGCTGCTCGCCGGCACGCTCTATATCGGCTTCGTCGCCATGCTGGTCGCCGTGCCGGTCGGCCTCTTCGCCGCCATCTACATGTCGGAATATGCCTCGCGCACCGTCCGCTCGGTCGCAAAGCCCCTGCTCGAAGTGCTCGCCGGCATCCCGACCATCGTCTACGGCTTCTTCGCCCTCATCACGGTCGGCCCGTTCCTGCGCGATATCTCCGCCCAGCTCAACGGCCTCGTCACGGGCAATTACTCGAACTTCATCCAGGCGCAGAGCGTCCTGACCGCCGGCTTCGTCATGGGCATCATGCTGATCCCCTACGTCTCCTCGCTGTCGGACGACATCATCACCGCCGTGCCGCGGGCGCTGCGTGACGGCTCGCTCGGCCTCGGCGCCACGCGCTCCGAAACGATCAAGCGCGTCATCCTGCCGGCGGCCCTGCCGGGCATCGTCGGCGCGCTGCTGATGACCGCCTCGCGCGCCATCGGCGAGACCATGATCGTGGTGCTCGCCGCGGGCGTCGCCGCCCGCATGCAGCTCAATCCCTTCGAGCCGATGACGACGGTGACGGTCAAGATCGTCAACCAGCTGACGGGCGACCTCGAATTCACCTCGCCGCAGACGCTGGTGGCCTTCGCGCTCGGCATCACGCTCTTCGTCATCACGCTTTGCCTCAACATCTACGCCCTTTACATCGTGCGCAAATACCGGGAGCAGTACGAATGA
- the pstA gene encoding phosphate ABC transporter permease PstA — MSQVSPMSSTSPAIGISAAPERRDIGLRRRYAAERRFRLFGMAAIGFGLLFLFLLLFSVVSKGYTAFQQSMITIPVEFSEQIIDKNNERATNPQKLVSANYPVVARNALAKVLGVSEDDRAGLKAVNGMISDSVRVQFRNLVTADPSIIGTTQTVTFLAHGDLDSAFKGQIDLSVPENNRKVSDKQVGWMNTLAESGALSKHFNTGLFVNGASSRPEAAGVGVALVGSLYMMLIVLVLSLPIGVAASIYLEEFAPKNRFTDLIEVNINNLAAVPSIVYGLLGLAVFVNFAGFPRSAALVGGLVLTLMTLPTIIIATRAALKAVPPSIRSAALGLGASKMQTVFHHVLPLAMPGILTGTIIGLAHALGETAPLLLIGMVAFVADVPATPLDPSTALPVQIYMWANEAERAFVERTSGAIIVLLIFLILMNVGAILLRRRFERRW; from the coding sequence ATGAGCCAGGTCTCCCCCATGTCCTCCACGAGCCCCGCCATCGGCATCTCCGCCGCGCCCGAACGCCGCGATATCGGCCTTCGTCGCCGCTATGCCGCCGAACGCCGCTTCCGCCTCTTCGGCATGGCCGCCATCGGTTTCGGCCTGCTCTTCCTCTTCCTCCTGCTGTTCTCAGTGGTCTCCAAAGGCTACACGGCGTTCCAGCAGTCGATGATCACGATCCCGGTCGAGTTCTCCGAACAGATCATCGACAAGAACAACGAGCGCGCCACGAACCCGCAGAAGCTGGTCTCGGCCAATTACCCGGTCGTCGCCCGCAATGCGCTCGCCAAGGTCCTCGGCGTCAGCGAGGACGACCGCGCCGGCCTGAAGGCCGTCAACGGCATGATCTCGGACAGCGTCCGCGTCCAGTTCCGCAACCTCGTCACCGCCGATCCTTCCATCATCGGCACGACGCAGACCGTGACCTTCCTCGCCCACGGCGATCTCGACTCTGCCTTCAAGGGCCAGATCGACCTCTCCGTGCCGGAAAACAACCGCAAGGTCTCCGACAAGCAGGTCGGCTGGATGAACACGCTTGCCGAAAGCGGCGCGCTCTCCAAGCACTTCAACACCGGCCTCTTCGTTAACGGCGCATCGAGCCGTCCGGAAGCCGCCGGCGTCGGCGTCGCACTCGTCGGCTCGCTCTACATGATGCTGATCGTGCTCGTGCTGTCGCTGCCCATCGGCGTCGCCGCCTCGATCTATCTGGAAGAGTTCGCCCCGAAGAACCGCTTCACGGACCTCATCGAGGTGAACATCAACAACCTCGCGGCCGTGCCCTCCATCGTCTACGGTCTGCTGGGCCTTGCCGTCTTCGTCAACTTCGCGGGCTTCCCGCGCTCGGCGGCCCTCGTCGGCGGCCTGGTGCTGACGCTGATGACGCTGCCGACGATCATCATCGCGACCCGCGCGGCGCTGAAGGCCGTGCCCCCGTCGATTCGCTCGGCGGCGCTGGGCCTCGGCGCCTCGAAGATGCAGACCGTGTTCCACCACGTCCTGCCGCTCGCCATGCCCGGCATCCTGACGGGCACGATCATCGGCCTTGCCCACGCGCTGGGCGAGACCGCGCCGCTCCTCCTCATCGGCATGGTCGCCTTCGTCGCCGACGTCCCGGCAACGCCCCTCGATCCGTCGACGGCGCTTCCGGTGCAGATCTACATGTGGGCGAACGAGGCCGAGCGCGCCTTCGTGGAGCGCACGTCGGGAGCCATCATCGTGCTCCTCATCTTCCTCATCCTCATGAACGTCGGCGCCATCCTGCTGCGCCGCCGCTTCGAACGGCGCTGGTAG
- the pstB gene encoding phosphate ABC transporter ATP-binding protein PstB — MNMMSEAAVEKALDKKMNDISYKMIGKDVSVYYGEKRALYDVNLNVRENTVTALIGPSGCGKSTFLRTLNRMNDTIDGCRVTGRITLDTDDIYDPNIDVVELRARVGMVFQKPNPFPKSIYENVAYGPRIHGLAKAKADMDAIVEQSLQKAGLWNEVKDRLHESGTGLSGGQQQRLCIARAVAVSPEVILMDEPCSALDPIATAKVEELIHELRANFTIVIVTHSMQQAARVSQRTAMFHLGNLVEENDTDKMFTNPDDQRTQDYIMGRFG, encoded by the coding sequence ATGAACATGATGTCAGAAGCAGCAGTCGAGAAAGCGCTGGACAAGAAAATGAACGACATTTCCTACAAGATGATCGGCAAGGACGTCTCGGTCTATTACGGCGAGAAGCGCGCCCTCTACGACGTCAACCTCAATGTCCGCGAGAACACCGTGACCGCCCTCATCGGCCCGTCGGGCTGCGGCAAGTCGACGTTCCTGCGCACGCTGAACCGCATGAACGATACCATCGACGGCTGCCGCGTCACCGGCCGCATCACGCTCGACACGGACGATATCTACGATCCGAACATCGACGTGGTGGAGCTGCGCGCGCGCGTCGGCATGGTCTTCCAGAAGCCGAACCCGTTCCCGAAGTCGATCTACGAGAACGTCGCCTACGGCCCGCGCATCCACGGCCTTGCGAAAGCCAAGGCCGACATGGACGCCATCGTCGAGCAGAGCCTCCAGAAGGCGGGTCTGTGGAACGAAGTGAAGGATCGCCTGCATGAAAGCGGCACCGGCCTTTCCGGCGGCCAGCAGCAGCGCCTGTGCATCGCCCGCGCCGTCGCCGTCAGCCCGGAAGTCATCCTGATGGACGAGCCCTGCTCGGCGCTCGACCCCATCGCGACCGCCAAGGTCGAGGAGCTGATCCACGAGCTGCGCGCCAACTTCACCATCGTCATCGTGACGCACTCCATGCAGCAGGCGGCCCGCGTCTCGCAGCGCACCGCCATGTTCCACCTCGGCAACCTCGTCGAGGAGAACGACACCGACAAGATGTTCACCAACCCGGACGACCAGCGCACGCAGGACTACATCATGGGCCGCTTCGGCTGA
- the phoU gene encoding phosphate signaling complex protein PhoU, protein MTSTHIVSIYDEELKYLSRRISEMGGTAEQMVSESVRALVTADAALAQKVISEDVILDNAERQINEKAIVTIAKRQPMAADLREIMGTIRIAAELERVGDLGKNTAKRVIAVQSSGMPRKLARGLEHLAELALMQLKEVLDVFATRSVDKAKAIRERDDEIDAIYTSLFRELLTYMMEDPRNITPCTHLLFCAKNIERIGDHATNIAETIYYMATGSQPEGERPKDDTSTSVVAADVADASE, encoded by the coding sequence ATGACATCGACCCATATCGTCTCGATCTATGACGAAGAACTGAAGTACCTCTCCCGCCGCATCTCCGAGATGGGCGGCACCGCCGAGCAGATGGTGTCCGAATCCGTCCGCGCCCTCGTCACCGCGGATGCGGCGCTGGCCCAGAAGGTCATCTCGGAAGACGTGATCCTCGACAATGCCGAGCGCCAGATCAACGAGAAGGCCATCGTCACCATCGCCAAGCGCCAGCCGATGGCGGCGGACCTGCGCGAGATCATGGGCACGATCCGCATCGCGGCCGAGCTGGAGCGCGTCGGCGACCTCGGCAAGAACACCGCCAAGCGCGTCATCGCCGTGCAGAGCTCGGGCATGCCCCGCAAGCTCGCCCGCGGCCTGGAGCACCTGGCCGAGCTCGCCCTGATGCAGCTCAAGGAAGTGCTCGACGTCTTCGCCACCCGCTCGGTGGACAAGGCCAAGGCCATCCGCGAGCGCGACGACGAGATCGACGCGATCTACACCTCGCTGTTCCGCGAACTCCTGACCTACATGATGGAAGACCCGCGCAACATCACGCCCTGCACCCATCTCCTGTTCTGCGCCAAGAACATCGAGCGCATCGGTGACCACGCGACCAACATCGCCGAAACCATCTATTACATGGCGACCGGCTCGCAGCCGGAAGGCGAGCGTCCGAAGGACGATACCTCGACCTCCGTCGTTGCCGCCGACGTTGCCGACGCCTCCGAGTAA
- the phoB gene encoding phosphate regulon transcriptional regulator PhoB, with amino-acid sequence MVPRIAVVEDEEALSVLLRYNLEAEGFEVDTILSGDEAEMRLQERMPDLLILDWMLPGVSGIELCRRLRQRPETERLPIIMLTARGEESERVRGLATGADDYVVKPFSTPELVARVRAMLRRAKPEVVSTVLRCGDIELDRDTHRVHRRTREVRLGPTEFRLLEFLMTSPGRVFSRSQLLDGVWGHDIYVDERTVDVHVGRLRKALNFANMQDVIRTVRGAGYSLET; translated from the coding sequence ATGGTGCCCAGAATAGCCGTCGTCGAAGACGAGGAGGCGCTCAGCGTCCTCCTGCGCTACAACCTCGAAGCCGAGGGCTTCGAGGTCGACACGATCCTCTCCGGCGACGAGGCCGAGATGCGTCTGCAGGAGCGCATGCCGGACCTTCTCATCCTCGACTGGATGCTGCCCGGCGTTTCCGGCATCGAGCTCTGCCGGCGCCTGCGCCAGCGGCCCGAGACCGAGCGCCTGCCGATCATCATGCTGACGGCGCGCGGCGAGGAGAGCGAGCGCGTGCGCGGCCTTGCCACCGGCGCGGACGACTATGTGGTGAAGCCCTTCTCGACGCCGGAGCTGGTCGCCCGCGTGCGCGCCATGCTGCGCAGGGCCAAGCCCGAGGTCGTCTCGACGGTGCTGCGCTGCGGCGACATCGAGCTCGACCGCGACACGCACCGCGTCCACCGCCGCACCCGCGAAGTCCGCCTCGGCCCGACGGAATTCCGCCTCCTGGAATTCCTGATGACGTCGCCCGGCCGCGTCTTCTCGCGCTCGCAGCTCCTTGACGGCGTCTGGGGCCACGACATCTATGTCGACGAGCGTACCGTCGACGTCCATGTCGGCCGCCTGCGCAAGGCGCTCAACTTCGCCAATATGCAGGATGTCATCCGCACGGTCCGCGGTGCCGGCTACTCGCTGGAAACCTGA